One stretch of Juglans microcarpa x Juglans regia isolate MS1-56 chromosome 3D, Jm3101_v1.0, whole genome shotgun sequence DNA includes these proteins:
- the LOC121255231 gene encoding syntaxin-22-like has translation MRSGDLEAGGPPQHQQLQQQQDPPQAVASGIFQINTAVSSFSRLVNSLGTPKDTLELRDRLHKARLHIGELVRDTSAKLKQASGTDQHLEVSAAKKITDAKLAKDFQLVLKEFQKVQKLAVEREVTYAPFVPKEGLPSSSDAHEREDTSSSRSPERRALILESKRQFQKPYHSNKLQSLPSIQVKNLRQDQVVLVDEIILNEAIIEETEQGITEIQQQLIEINEILKDLAFLALNND, from the exons ATGCGCTCCGGAGATCTTGAGGCTGGCGGGCCACCACAACACCAACAGCTACAACAGCAGCAAGACCCCCCTCAGGCCGTGGCTTCTGGGATTTTCCAAATCAACACCGCCGTGTCTTCCTTTTCTCGCCTTGTCAATTCCCTTGGCACTCCCAAGGACACTCTCGAACTCCGTGACCGGCT GCACAAGGCAAGGTTACACATTGGGGAGTTGGTGAGAGATACTTCAGCTAAACTTAAACAGGCTAGTGGAACTGACCAGCATTTGGAAGTTAGT GCAGCCAAGAAGATCACTGATGCTAAGCTTGCAAAAGATTTCCAGTTGGTTCTTAAGGAATTTCAGAAGGTTCAAAAGCTTGCAGTTGAGAGGGAAGTAACGTATGCTCCTTTTGTCCCCAAAGAAGGTCTTCCATCAAG TTCTGATGCCCATGAGCGGGAGGATACAAGTTCATCTCGGTCTCCTGAACGACGGGCTCTTATTCTAGAATCTAAAAG GCAATTCCAAAAACCGTATCACTCAAACAAATTGCAGAGCTTGCCTAGCATACAAGTGAAGAATTTGAG ACAAGATCAGGTCGTACTGGTGGATGAGATTATACTTAATGAAGCCATTATAGAAGAAACAGAGCAGGGGATCACAGAAATTCAGCAACAGTTAATTGAGATAAATGAGATTTTGAAGGATCTCGCGTTCCTGGCCCTGAACAATGATTG A